A stretch of the Bacillus licheniformis DSM 13 = ATCC 14580 genome encodes the following:
- a CDS encoding CotH kinase family protein codes for MSATALPAFRLHIHPKHLLELKKDVWSDEAVPGMLLTGSAKTPVAVSYRGAHTRKLTKKSYFIQYPDNKEKAAFHLNAEYHDPSFIRNRLSFHFFEQIGVLAPAASHVFLYINEKKEGIYLKIESVDDHFLKRRNLERGAIYYAVDDDANFSLLSSFNKKAKQNLMQGYERKTGSSRHDDYLHEFIYFINTAKDDIFEKEIKRYLDVKQYLLWLIGAVCTQNFDGFVHNYALYLNGRTKTFQIIPWDYDATWGRNIHGEEMEHNRIPAKGYNTLSARLLDIPAFQSQYFNLMKNVLHRQFTISRLSRYAVNWHETIAPFLEHDPYTTVTYSRLEDEQKQIFHFIDQRKRFLLFELSR; via the coding sequence ATGAGTGCCACTGCCTTGCCGGCCTTTAGGCTGCACATTCATCCGAAGCATCTGCTTGAGTTGAAAAAAGACGTCTGGAGTGATGAAGCCGTTCCCGGCATGCTCTTGACCGGTTCAGCAAAGACGCCTGTCGCAGTGTCATACAGAGGGGCCCACACCCGCAAACTGACGAAAAAATCCTATTTCATTCAATATCCGGACAATAAAGAAAAGGCTGCGTTTCATTTGAACGCGGAATATCATGATCCGTCTTTCATCAGAAACAGGCTTTCCTTTCATTTTTTTGAACAAATCGGCGTCCTTGCGCCAGCAGCATCACACGTTTTCCTTTATATCAATGAAAAAAAAGAAGGCATCTATTTAAAAATCGAATCTGTTGACGATCATTTCTTAAAGAGGAGAAATTTAGAAAGGGGGGCCATTTATTATGCCGTTGATGACGATGCTAATTTTTCTCTGCTGAGTTCCTTCAATAAAAAGGCTAAGCAAAATCTCATGCAGGGATACGAAAGAAAAACGGGTTCAAGCCGCCACGATGACTACCTCCATGAGTTTATCTACTTTATCAATACCGCCAAAGACGACATATTTGAAAAAGAAATCAAACGCTATCTCGATGTCAAACAATATTTGCTGTGGCTCATCGGCGCCGTCTGCACCCAAAATTTCGACGGCTTTGTCCATAATTACGCGCTTTATTTAAACGGTCGCACAAAAACGTTTCAAATCATTCCATGGGATTATGACGCGACATGGGGACGGAATATTCACGGGGAAGAAATGGAGCACAACCGGATTCCGGCGAAAGGCTATAATACGCTGTCTGCAAGGCTGCTCGACATCCCGGCTTTTCAATCCCAATACTTTAATTTAATGAAAAATGTCTTGCACCGCCAATTTACAATCAGCCGGCTTTCGCGGTATGCGGTAAACTGGCACGAGACAATCGCGCCTTTTCTTGAACATGATCCTTATACAACCGTCACATACAGCCGGCTCGAAGATGAGCAAAAACAAATTTTTCATTTCATCGATCAGAGGAAGCGGTTCCTGCTTTTCGAGCTTTCCCGATAA
- a CDS encoding spore germination protein GerPE, whose translation MILRTSKVKFLKVHSVGISSTLQIGDTEEQFLKSKVLAVQRYLSLFYGNEGSFKQDDFQLFRQPIPQLLPETGVCSAFFHEIPFIRVRAIKINGVSSSSVAQVGSTRRINADSRVKHIRKLPPARNSQ comes from the coding sequence ATGATTCTCAGAACGTCCAAAGTGAAGTTTTTAAAAGTACACTCTGTCGGAATAAGCAGCACGCTGCAAATCGGAGACACGGAAGAGCAGTTTCTCAAGTCAAAAGTTCTCGCCGTTCAAAGATACCTTTCTCTTTTTTACGGAAATGAAGGGTCATTTAAACAGGATGATTTTCAGCTTTTCAGGCAGCCGATCCCGCAACTTCTCCCAGAAACCGGCGTATGCTCGGCTTTTTTCCATGAGATCCCCTTCATCCGTGTAAGGGCGATTAAAATCAACGGTGTATCATCATCCTCCGTTGCTCAGGTCGGCTCAACGCGCCGCATCAATGCCGACTCGAGAGTCAAACATATCAGAAAGCTTCCTCCCGCAAGGAACTCACAATAG
- a CDS encoding spore germination protein, with protein sequence MPAIVGPIKINEISGGVVNFGDSFYLSPKSTSKSALGSGAGNTGDFLIVNNGINATNYIDPDVSDQNVVGNA encoded by the coding sequence ATGCCAGCCATTGTCGGACCCATTAAAATCAATGAAATCTCAGGAGGAGTAGTGAATTTCGGCGATTCTTTTTATCTATCTCCAAAAAGCACTTCAAAGTCTGCGCTCGGTTCTGGTGCTGGTAACACTGGAGATTTCCTTATCGTCAATAATGGTATAAACGCGACAAATTATATAGACCCGGATGTAAGCGACCAGAATGTTGTCGGAAATGCATAA
- a CDS encoding DUF3784 domain-containing protein, translating to MYFQLNPISIAAALLFFAAAYAVGIKKQTWILRGFRRERVRDQVKLAKIAGYFFLNSGFLLFLNGVVYIPYQESFTPSAILAYGICTMIYVQKTMAE from the coding sequence ATGTATTTTCAATTGAATCCGATATCAATCGCTGCAGCCCTGCTGTTCTTTGCGGCCGCATATGCAGTCGGAATAAAAAAGCAAACCTGGATATTGCGGGGGTTTCGCCGGGAAAGGGTAAGGGATCAGGTTAAGCTGGCGAAAATCGCTGGGTATTTCTTTTTGAACAGCGGATTTTTGTTATTTTTAAATGGGGTTGTTTACATCCCGTATCAAGAGTCTTTTACACCTTCAGCCATTCTTGCCTACGGTATTTGCACGATGATTTATGTTCAAAAAACAATGGCCGAATAG
- a CDS encoding germination protein GerPD, giving the protein MNFTVVNRCFDVGNIVITGVSTSSVFLVGDTDCISLSSIFDTPPESLIVGPFVPLAPES; this is encoded by the coding sequence ATGAATTTTACCGTTGTGAACCGCTGTTTTGATGTAGGCAATATTGTGATCACCGGTGTGTCCACTTCTTCTGTTTTTCTGGTCGGTGATACGGATTGCATTTCTCTGTCATCGATTTTTGATACACCGCCTGAATCTCTCATTGTCGGGCCGTTTGTCCCGCTGGCGCCGGAATCATGA
- a CDS encoding spore germination protein: MPAIVGAFKVNAVGTSGVVHVGDCITISPYAEVKTFAGAGSFNTGDGLRVYNQNSITNTYDNDVIDQPVAGNL, from the coding sequence ATGCCAGCTATTGTCGGAGCTTTTAAAGTAAATGCCGTCGGTACGAGCGGCGTTGTTCATGTCGGAGACTGCATCACGATTTCTCCTTATGCAGAAGTTAAAACATTTGCGGGTGCCGGCAGCTTCAATACCGGAGACGGACTCAGAGTATACAACCAGAACAGCATCACCAACACATATGACAACGATGTAATCGATCAGCCGGTCGCAGGCAACCTGTAG
- the sbcC gene encoding exonuclease subunit SbcC: MKPISLSIKGLHSFRQEQVIDFERLCDAGVFGIFGPTGSGKSSILDAMTLALYGKVERAANNTHGILNHAEDELAVSFTFKLQTGHETAYKVERVFKRTDAVKVKTSICRFIEMKEEQIVLADKANEVNRKIEELLGLTIDDFTRAVVLPQGKFAEFLSLKGAERRQMLQRLFNLEQYGDRLVKKLKKQAQTAQSRKNEMLAEQAGLGDAGEEALKLAEQHLEEAETLLQSKRRERDAEAQRFAEYQEIWNLQQEKESYLKKEAELLKKKEQIREKESRLHLAETANTLKPYADAFLAAREDAERALREEKQAREQLEQYEELHKKTECEYENFRRHKNEKEPELLKQEEQLTALKEIENKRLAAQAEAEKKQREQRLKEEEIKHAADELAKVKSLLERGTAKQNQLKAELKSVQVSSEERKNCRKANQLAFHIQQLNSDAALEKKRLDQQEALIKELRQEQQAVDQKVKDETERIQALFAAVERAYALVCETDRSLSETVRLATQKKEEIVAKRKQANRDQLAIELAKQLKEGEPCPVCGSVHHEMPAGVGTESPSFKETESELEKTEAIIAEAGALAQEFLSAKVALEQQSGHLMSECPFLVKSKHELPETAASLEEGTIPERFSRISFEWKGIRQDLAETKSRMSKLLHTYKELCKKRDQISERLSHEEKEQNRLQNRVRELNDELNERQKSFGEQFGGLSYEQAEKWQKTIEEKDLAAEEFEKRIETSVEFLTEHEQQKEKLTERLFALDKEKLDLHYAVESLKKDINDYQKELTGYPDTAAIDEKLQDVKTQLAKLHEQEQTLYGRLKETESEVSRLRGQTKGCELALREAEARLAKAADIWQEKAGGTPFEKASEVKASILDRDELSRLKEDIQLYWDHTKQCESNIKRITEKLDGRSVSEENWEKAAVTKDQAEEAFSKALEERGAAGKALAVIRENHKRFKELETSLAEWQTYIDRLDKLQAVFKGNSFVEYLAEEQLESVTRDASARLGELTRQRYAIEVDSEGGFVMRDDANGGVKRPVTSLSGGETFLTSLALALALSAQIQLRGEYPLQFFFLDEGFGTLDQDLLDTVVTALEKLQSDNLSVGVISHVQELRARLPKKLIVHPAEPSGKGTAVSLEMI, encoded by the coding sequence ATGAAGCCGATTTCTCTGTCTATTAAGGGCCTGCACAGTTTCAGGCAGGAGCAGGTGATCGATTTTGAGCGCCTGTGCGATGCCGGTGTATTCGGCATCTTCGGGCCGACCGGAAGCGGCAAGTCGTCGATTCTTGATGCGATGACTCTTGCTTTGTACGGGAAAGTGGAGCGGGCCGCCAATAATACGCACGGCATTTTGAACCATGCCGAAGATGAGCTTGCCGTATCGTTTACGTTTAAGCTGCAGACAGGCCATGAGACGGCTTATAAAGTGGAACGGGTCTTTAAGCGGACAGACGCCGTCAAGGTCAAAACGTCGATATGCCGCTTTATTGAAATGAAAGAGGAACAAATCGTCCTGGCCGATAAAGCGAATGAAGTAAACCGAAAAATCGAAGAGCTGCTGGGCTTGACGATCGACGATTTTACAAGGGCAGTCGTCCTGCCGCAAGGAAAATTCGCCGAATTTCTTTCCTTGAAAGGAGCGGAGCGAAGGCAGATGCTTCAGCGCCTGTTCAACCTTGAACAATACGGGGACAGGCTCGTCAAAAAACTAAAGAAACAGGCGCAAACAGCTCAGTCCAGAAAAAACGAGATGCTTGCCGAGCAGGCTGGATTGGGCGATGCGGGGGAAGAGGCGCTGAAGCTGGCGGAACAGCATCTCGAAGAAGCCGAAACCCTTTTGCAAAGCAAGAGGCGCGAACGAGATGCGGAAGCGCAGCGCTTTGCGGAGTACCAGGAAATTTGGAATCTGCAGCAAGAAAAAGAAAGCTATCTAAAAAAAGAGGCGGAGCTTTTAAAGAAAAAGGAACAGATCCGGGAAAAAGAAAGCCGCCTGCATCTCGCTGAAACGGCAAATACGCTCAAGCCTTATGCAGACGCCTTTCTGGCAGCGCGGGAAGATGCCGAGCGCGCACTTCGGGAAGAAAAACAAGCGCGGGAACAATTAGAACAATACGAAGAGCTTCATAAAAAAACAGAGTGCGAGTACGAGAATTTCAGGCGTCATAAAAATGAAAAAGAACCGGAGCTTCTCAAGCAAGAAGAACAGCTCACCGCTTTGAAGGAAATTGAAAACAAGCGGCTTGCCGCACAGGCAGAAGCTGAGAAAAAGCAGCGGGAACAGCGCTTGAAAGAAGAGGAAATCAAGCATGCGGCAGACGAACTGGCCAAGGTGAAAAGCCTGCTTGAACGCGGGACAGCCAAGCAAAATCAGCTGAAAGCGGAGCTGAAATCTGTCCAGGTATCCAGCGAAGAGCGCAAAAACTGCCGGAAGGCCAATCAGCTTGCTTTTCACATTCAGCAGCTTAACAGCGATGCCGCTTTAGAAAAAAAACGGCTCGATCAGCAGGAGGCGCTGATCAAAGAGCTCCGGCAAGAACAGCAAGCGGTGGATCAGAAGGTGAAGGATGAAACCGAACGCATCCAGGCATTGTTTGCCGCTGTCGAACGAGCGTATGCGCTCGTTTGCGAAACGGACAGATCGCTCTCTGAGACCGTCCGTCTCGCGACTCAAAAGAAAGAAGAGATTGTCGCAAAACGGAAACAGGCAAACCGTGATCAGCTGGCAATCGAACTGGCAAAGCAGCTCAAAGAGGGTGAGCCTTGTCCGGTCTGCGGGTCTGTACATCATGAAATGCCCGCGGGTGTCGGTACGGAAAGCCCGTCCTTTAAAGAGACGGAATCCGAACTGGAGAAAACGGAAGCCATCATCGCAGAAGCCGGCGCGCTGGCTCAGGAGTTTCTCTCAGCCAAAGTGGCGCTCGAACAGCAGTCCGGCCACCTGATGAGCGAATGCCCGTTTTTAGTCAAAAGCAAACACGAACTGCCTGAAACTGCTGCATCGCTAGAAGAAGGCACCATTCCCGAACGGTTCAGCCGCATCAGCTTTGAATGGAAAGGAATCAGACAGGATCTCGCCGAGACAAAAAGCCGGATGTCAAAGCTCCTTCACACATATAAAGAGCTCTGCAAAAAACGCGACCAAATCAGCGAACGCCTCAGCCATGAAGAAAAAGAGCAAAACAGGCTTCAAAACCGCGTCCGCGAATTGAATGACGAGTTAAATGAACGCCAAAAAAGCTTCGGCGAACAATTCGGCGGCCTCTCTTATGAACAGGCTGAAAAATGGCAAAAAACGATTGAAGAAAAAGATCTGGCCGCAGAGGAATTCGAAAAGCGAATCGAAACGAGCGTCGAATTTCTCACGGAACATGAACAGCAAAAAGAGAAGCTCACCGAGCGCTTGTTTGCGCTTGATAAAGAAAAGCTTGACCTTCATTATGCGGTCGAAAGCCTCAAAAAAGACATAAACGATTATCAAAAAGAGCTGACGGGCTATCCCGATACAGCTGCGATCGACGAAAAGCTTCAAGACGTGAAAACGCAGTTGGCCAAGCTGCATGAGCAGGAACAGACGCTTTACGGACGGCTCAAGGAGACCGAATCCGAAGTCAGCCGTTTAAGAGGACAGACTAAAGGGTGTGAGCTCGCTTTGCGCGAAGCGGAAGCAAGGCTTGCGAAAGCGGCGGACATCTGGCAGGAAAAAGCCGGAGGCACACCGTTCGAAAAGGCCTCTGAAGTGAAAGCGAGCATTTTGGACCGCGATGAGCTTTCCCGGCTGAAAGAAGACATTCAACTGTATTGGGATCACACAAAGCAGTGCGAGTCCAATATCAAGCGAATTACGGAAAAGCTTGACGGCAGATCTGTTTCTGAAGAGAATTGGGAAAAAGCCGCAGTCACGAAGGACCAGGCGGAGGAGGCATTCAGCAAAGCTCTAGAGGAAAGGGGAGCGGCCGGCAAAGCTCTCGCCGTCATCCGCGAGAACCATAAAAGGTTTAAGGAGCTTGAAACATCGTTGGCTGAATGGCAGACATACATCGACCGCCTTGATAAGCTCCAAGCCGTCTTTAAAGGAAACAGCTTTGTTGAATACTTGGCAGAAGAGCAGCTTGAAAGCGTCACAAGAGACGCATCTGCAAGACTCGGAGAACTGACAAGGCAGCGGTATGCAATTGAAGTCGACTCAGAAGGCGGCTTTGTGATGAGGGACGATGCCAACGGCGGAGTCAAGCGCCCTGTTACGAGTCTGTCAGGCGGGGAGACATTTCTGACTTCGCTTGCGCTGGCGCTTGCACTCTCGGCGCAGATTCAGCTTCGCGGAGAGTATCCGCTCCAATTCTTCTTTTTGGACGAAGGATTTGGCACGCTGGATCAGGATTTGCTGGATACGGTCGTGACTGCGTTGGAGAAGCTTCAGTCTGACAATCTGTCGGTCGGTGTGATCAGCCATGTTCAGGAACTTCGGGCAAGGCTGCCGAAAAAGCTGATTGTGCATCCGGCTGAACCAAGCGGCAAAGGTACAGCCGTATCGCTTGAAATGATTTAA
- a CDS encoding spore germination protein GerPC gives MKQSNPQNWYVYLQQQAAQIQRLESQIAVLHSELNQLKENPGTRIDRIEYKFDQLKIERLDGTLNIGLNPADPDNVENFEISQQPPGIGMLQQELDSQLMQQTRQLVDAYLNEETPRLLEQLEDRYDSKLDDTNRHHIIEDIRKQIDSRIRYYVKHVKPDGNIQPREHAERLADYVKRDIARAIEHFLKSIPDEMKGNENE, from the coding sequence ATGAAACAAAGCAATCCACAGAACTGGTATGTGTATTTGCAGCAGCAGGCTGCGCAAATCCAGAGGCTCGAAAGTCAGATTGCCGTATTGCATTCGGAGTTGAACCAGCTGAAAGAAAATCCCGGCACCCGGATCGACCGGATCGAATACAAATTTGATCAACTAAAAATTGAACGCTTGGACGGAACGCTAAATATCGGACTCAATCCTGCGGACCCGGATAATGTCGAAAACTTTGAAATCAGCCAACAGCCGCCGGGTATCGGAATGCTTCAGCAGGAGCTTGACAGCCAGCTGATGCAGCAAACGAGACAGCTTGTCGATGCCTATTTAAACGAAGAGACCCCTCGTTTGCTGGAACAGCTTGAAGACCGGTATGACAGCAAACTGGACGATACAAACCGCCACCACATTATCGAAGACATCAGAAAGCAAATCGACAGCCGTATCCGCTACTACGTCAAACATGTAAAGCCTGACGGAAACATCCAGCCCCGCGAGCATGCAGAACGGCTGGCCGACTATGTCAAACGAGATATCGCACGGGCAATCGAGCACTTTCTCAAATCAATACCTGACGAAATGAAAGGAAATGAAAACGAATGA
- a CDS encoding spore germination protein GerPB — MNFYINQTIQINYLRVEGISNSSVLQIGSAGSIKTLANLYNTGSYTEPAPPVTGEVFDDAFGDGTQPTLVPLHAPSVTVP, encoded by the coding sequence ATGAACTTTTATATCAATCAAACAATACAAATCAATTATTTAAGAGTTGAAGGAATCAGCAACTCTTCCGTATTGCAGATTGGAAGCGCCGGTTCAATCAAAACACTTGCCAACCTGTACAATACCGGAAGCTACACAGAACCCGCACCTCCGGTAACCGGCGAAGTCTTTGACGACGCTTTTGGAGATGGGACTCAACCGACTCTCGTTCCTCTTCACGCTCCTTCTGTTACAGTACCATAG
- a CDS encoding aspartyl-phosphate phosphatase Spo0E family protein, producing MNNKIEAKRLALFEAAEKFGINSKEAIRCSQELDNLLNQRMQKDDNCVHAEERKGRHTS from the coding sequence ATGAACAATAAAATTGAAGCAAAAAGACTGGCCTTATTTGAAGCTGCCGAAAAGTTCGGCATCAACTCCAAAGAGGCCATTCGATGCAGTCAGGAATTGGACAACTTGCTGAATCAAAGAATGCAAAAGGATGATAACTGCGTGCATGCGGAAGAAAGAAAAGGCCGCCACACGTCATGA
- the sbcD gene encoding exonuclease subunit SbcD produces MRILHTADWHLGKTLEGRSRLKEQEDFLEELARIVKDEKIDAVIMAGDAFDTVNPPALAEQLFYESLSALSDKGNRPVVVIAGNHDNPDRLSAASPLTTDHGIHLIGYPRTAPVDIEVASSGEILSVAALAYPSESRLNEVLSETFDEKLLRDQYDEKIKQTFQRMCSKARKDAVQIAASHIYVAGGSQTDSERPIEVGGAYTVAAESLPENAAYVALGHLHRPQTIKRARTLARYSGSPLAYSFSEAGYAKSVTIVEAAPGQTASWEEVHLTSGKPLVKWKAEKGMSQVYSWLEEERDKNAWIDLEIHLTDQLSIEEIHRLRKARQGIIHIRPVFEEAASAEEKSRSRNVPIEERFKAFYERQTGGAVPDEETVKLFLELASGSEQEEGDET; encoded by the coding sequence ATGCGAATTTTACATACAGCGGACTGGCATTTGGGAAAAACGCTTGAAGGGAGAAGCCGACTGAAAGAACAGGAGGATTTTCTTGAAGAGCTCGCAAGGATCGTAAAAGATGAAAAGATCGACGCTGTTATCATGGCCGGAGACGCTTTTGACACAGTGAACCCGCCTGCACTGGCTGAACAGCTTTTTTATGAAAGCCTCTCAGCCTTGTCTGACAAAGGAAACCGTCCGGTCGTCGTGATTGCCGGCAATCATGACAATCCGGACCGCCTTTCCGCGGCCTCTCCGTTAACGACAGACCACGGCATCCACTTGATCGGGTACCCGAGGACTGCGCCGGTTGACATAGAAGTCGCTTCTAGTGGGGAGATCTTGTCAGTCGCGGCGCTCGCCTATCCTTCCGAGTCCAGACTGAATGAAGTGCTGTCGGAGACATTTGATGAAAAGCTGCTGCGCGACCAGTATGATGAGAAAATCAAGCAGACCTTTCAGCGTATGTGCAGCAAGGCGAGAAAGGACGCGGTGCAGATTGCGGCAAGCCATATCTATGTGGCCGGCGGCAGCCAGACGGATTCCGAGCGGCCGATCGAAGTCGGAGGCGCATATACGGTCGCTGCGGAAAGCCTGCCGGAAAACGCCGCATATGTGGCGCTCGGGCATCTTCATCGCCCGCAGACGATCAAAAGGGCCCGCACGCTTGCCAGATATTCAGGCTCACCGCTTGCCTACAGCTTTTCCGAAGCGGGATACGCAAAATCAGTCACCATTGTCGAAGCCGCACCCGGTCAAACGGCATCATGGGAAGAGGTCCATTTGACGAGTGGAAAACCGCTCGTCAAATGGAAGGCGGAAAAAGGGATGTCCCAAGTGTACAGCTGGCTGGAGGAAGAGCGGGATAAAAACGCGTGGATCGATCTTGAAATCCATCTGACAGACCAGCTGTCGATTGAAGAGATTCACCGATTGAGAAAAGCGCGTCAAGGCATCATCCATATACGTCCGGTTTTTGAGGAAGCCGCATCGGCTGAAGAGAAGTCCCGGTCCAGAAACGTTCCGATTGAAGAACGGTTTAAAGCGTTTTATGAAAGACAAACCGGCGGAGCGGTTCCCGATGAGGAAACCGTCAAGCTGTTTCTGGAACTCGCCTCAGGATCGGAACAGGAAGAGGGGGATGAAACATGA